In the genome of Natronorubrum daqingense, the window GGCACGATCACCGGCAAGAGCGGCAGTGCTAGGATAACGAGAATCGCGGCCATGATGTACCCGAACGCCGACATCTGGAAGTTCGGCCCGTAGCCCGTCGACTCGCCGACTCGTGTAGACATACGTTACAGTTCGAACCAGTCGCTATTCGGTCTTGCGGTCTCGAGACTCCGTGCTATCGACCGGGAACCCACCGAAGCCACCCATTCGCGTACTCCGCTCTCCCCCCACACTCCGCTCACTCCGGTCAGTCCTCGAGAACGTCCGCCGAGTCGTCCTGCGGTCGATAGTTCAACTCGAGCATCGTCTCCGTCAGCGAGAGGAACCGCTCGGCGTTGTTCGAGATTCCGTGTGCGGTCAGCGGCGAGGACTCGAGGGTCGTCGTCGCTGCGGCGTCCATCAGCCGCTGGCAGTCGCCGGGGCTGAGCCACATCGCTCGCGCGTAGCGTTCGCCCGAGGCGTCCCGGTCGGCGAGTTCGTCCTCGAGTTCGTCCGTAGAGAGCAACCAGCCGATTCGCAGGTTGATCACGTCGAGTCCGTGGCGGTTCGCGTAGTAGTGGCCCATCGCCTCGCCGAAGACCTTCGTGACGCCGTAGTACGTGTCGGGGTCCATCGCCTCCGCTGGGCGGACGGTTCGTGGCGAACCCACGGTGGACTCCGGACGGACGGACGACACCGTGTTCTGCATGTTCACCGCGTGGTTTGAACTCGCGAAGACGACTCGCTGGACGTCGTTCTGGACGGCAGCTTCGAAGGCGTTGTAGACTCCCTCGATGTTCGGCCCGGAGAGTGCGTCCCACTCGGCCCGCGGATCCGGATTCGCCGCGAGGTGGATCAACACGTCCTCGTCCTCGAGCGCGCCGACGAACGCCTCGCGGTTCGCGACGTCGATCGGCGTCGTCTCGAGGTCTTCACTTTCGCTGTGTGAAAACAGGCTGAGTTCGACGTCCGTGTCTTCGAAGGCTTCGATGGTCTCTCGGCCGACCCGACCTGATGCACCAGTGATGGCGATAGTCGTCATTACCGAAATAGACACGGAGCGGGTTAAAATAGGTCGGGCCGGCGCGTTCTGGGACCGAAGAGACGCCCCTTTCACGCCCGTGACACGTCGAAGACAACGGTCCCAAACCTACTTGACCCGTGGTTCACCACTACGTACGCATGCCCCCTGGTGATGGTCGGGATCCTGAAACCGTCCGCGCGACCGAAACGTCTTTCGAGGTTATCGACTGTGTTCAGGCCCATCAGGGTGCAACGTTGTCGACGGTCGCAAACGACCTCGGGAAAGCAAAGAGCACCGTCCACCGACACGTGAAAACCCTCGAGGAACTGGGGTATCTCACGCGAACTGGCAACGAGTTGTACGTCGGGCTTCGCTTCTTGAAACTCGGCGAGACGGCACGAACTCGCGAGGACGAGTACCAACTTGCCGCGGAGAAAGTCGACGAGTTCGCACGCAAGACGAACGAACGAGCCCAGTTCATCGTCGAAGAGGGGGGATACGGTATCTGCGTTTTCAGAGCATCCGGCGATCAGGCCGTCGATACCGAACCACGCGTCGGTTCGCGAATGCCCCTCCACGCCACGGCTGCCGGTCGAGCGATCCTCGCGTTCGAGACGGACGACGCACTCGAGCGGGTAATCGAGCGACAGGGACTCCCCGCCTACACCGAAGAGACGATCACCGACGAAGCGACGCTTCGAACCGAACTCGAGGAAACGAAAGAACGTGGGTACGCGATCAACCGGAACGAACACATCGACGGGCTGACCGCGTTCGGCGCTCCGGTTCGTGGCGCGGACGACGAGATTATCGGCTCGTTCAGTATCTCCGGGCCGACGCACCGCTACGACGGCGGCAAAGAAGACGAAATTATCTCCATCCTGCAGGGAACGACGAACGAACTCGAGTTGAACATTCGATACGGCGACGCGGTCGATTCCTGAGCGAAAAATAACGATCGATTGCGGGCTACGCGGGAAGCGCCGGCGTCTCGAGTGAGTCGGACTCCGCGACGAGTTCTTCGAGTAGCCGCGCACAATCGATCGCAACCCCATCGTCGTGACGCGGCGCGACGACTTGCACGCTAATCGGGAGTCCGTCGGCCTCGTCGACGGGGAGCGAGACGGCCGGGTTTCCGGTCAGGTTGAACGGTGCCGTATTGCCGAGCACGTCGAACAATCGATTGTGCGCGGATACGTCCCCCCGCTCGGGCGGGAGTGTGCGAAGCGTCGGGACGAGGAGCGCGTCGACTCGGTCGAACGCGGCCTCGAGACGGCGTCCAAAGGCCTCTGCCTCGAGACGACCCGCGACGTACGAGTCGCCGTCGGTCTCCGCATCGAGCGTCGCGGAGGGGAGCACCCGTTTTGCCACGTGATCGCTGAACCCGTCGTCGTCGACGAATTCCTGGAGCGCACGCGACCAGCGACGCGCGTACGTCGACCCGTTTCCGCGAACGAGCCCGCGCTGTCGAAGGTACCACGCGAACTCCGTGGCCCCGACGAGCAGGTAGGCGTCTTCGATAGCGCCGAGGTCGACGGAGACCTCCTCGAGTTCGAGTTCGGACGCGGACTCGGCTTCGCCACACAACGAGCGAACGCCACGTGTAACGGTCTCCGAACACTCCTCGAGGAATTCCGTTACGACGCCAACGGTGAACGTCTCGTCCGAATCGGCGGCGACTGTCCGCGATTCGCTTGGGCTCGAGGGTCGTCCGAACGAATCGTTGCCGTCGTCGCTGATGACCGAGAGCGCGTCGGCAGCCGTTTCGACGGAGCGAGCGAGCGGACCGACGGTGTCGAGTGAGGGTGCGAACGGGACCACGCCGTGCGTCGAGACGGTGTCGAACGTCGGCTTGACGCCGACCACGCCACAGCAGGCGGCCGGAATGCGAACGCTGCCGCCCGTGTCCGTCCCGAGGGCCACGTCCGCCAACCCTGCCGCGACGGCGACGCCGCTGCCACTCGAGGAGCCACCCGGAACGCGATCCGCAGCGAGCGGGTTCCACACGTCAGCTCGGCCGCTAAACTCGCCGGTCGGTCCGAACGCGAAGGCGTCCATATTGGCCTTCCCGAGGAGGTCGCCTCCGGCCTCGAGCAGTCGTTCGACGACGGTCGCGTCGAACCCGGGAACGTGCTCGAAGCCCGCCGAGCCACAGGTGAGCCCGAGGTGCTCGACGGCGATGTTGTCCTTGACGACGATTCGGTGATCGGCGAGTGGACCATCCGTTTCGCGCGTTCGTGGTGTCTCGAAGCCGTCGAGGAGCGCTCCGTACTCGTCCTCGAGGGGTGACCCCGTCCGTTCGACAGTGCGTTCGGAGTCGTCGCTCACGCCCGCAGCGATGTCGGCGAGTCGGTCGGCCGACTCGCGACAGTCCGCGATATCGTCGTCGTTCAGATCGAACGCCAACGATTCGGCCATCGTTTCGATGTCGTCGCTCACGATTGCCCTCCGGCCGCCGAGTCGTCGTCGAAGTTGTCCACGTCGTACAGTACCCGTAACAGCACGTAGATCGTGCTCAGCGAGACCAGCGTGCCGACGAGCCAGATCGTCCACATGAGTGTTGCCATCGTTAGTCACCTCCGAGGGTGGCGTCAGTTTGCTCCTCGAGTTGTGCACCGCGTTCGTCCGTGATCGCTGAATCGTCCATCTGTGCGACGCCGTCTTCTTGTTCCGTGAGCGCGCTGACGACGATCATCACGGCAGTCGCCAGCAACAGCGCGTAGGTCCCACGGACGAAGACGCTCGGAGTGCTTGCTGTAAAGTGAATGACGATATAGCCGAAGACGCCGACGACCATCGACACCTGCGCGCCGATCCGGGTCACGAAGTTCGGGAAGTAGATGCCGAGCATCACCGGCGGAACGGTCGCCGCGGCGACGCCGGAGATGCCGATCCAGATGAGTTCGCCGATGTTCCAGGGGGCCGTCAGCGCGATGGCGAACGAAACCGCACCGATCGCAAGCACCGACGCTTGAGCAAGGTACCGCGAGAAGACGTCTGCACGGTCTTCGTCCATGTCGACGTACTCCTCTTCGACGAGGTACTTGAGGAAGATGTCGTTCGCAATCGCCGTCGAAAGGACGATAAAGAGACCATCAGTCGTCGACAGCGCCGCGGCCAGAATCACCAGGCCGAGGAACGCCGCGATGATCGCCGGCATGTACTCCATCGTGTAGATGAAGATCGCTTCGTCCGCGACCTCGAGGCCCTGATCTAAGGCGAACATGTAGTAGCCGCCGAAGAACGTCAGCAGGAAACAGATCGTCAACACGAGGTAGGTGCCGATCATCTTGCGGAGGTTCCGCGGATCGTCGAGCGCAAGCACCTTATTGAACAACTGCGGCTGTGCCGAGAAGGCGAACTGCAGGATGAATATCGAGAGGATCGCGAACCCGCTGTAGTAGATCGCCGAATTTTCGTTGATCGGTTCGACGAGCGTCGGATCCTGTGACTCGAGTTCGGTGCCGAGGAAGTCGAACATCTCGACGGGCCCCGTTCCGAAGATCCAGAATCCCGAGACGAAGACGATGATACCCATGATGGCCATCAACACCGCCTGGATGGCGTCGGTGTAGACGTCGGCGTACGTCGCACCCGCAATCACGTAGAAGACGACGAGCGACGTGATGATGACGAGTGCGGTCGTCTGGTCGAAGCCGAGTAACACGGTGAAAAACAACGCTCCAGCGTCGAGTTGTGCCGCGATGTAGAAGACGTTGAACATCACCGCGATGCCCGCCCAGACGCGGACGAACTGGCTGCCGTAGAACGCGCCGAGCCAGTCGGGCAACGAGAGCGAGCCTTGGACGACGTTAATCTCACGAACGCGCTTGGCGAAGAGGACTAGTGCGATCGGCGATGCGCCGATCAACGTCAGGAACAGCCACAGATTCGAGAGGCCGTAGTCGTACGACCAGCCGACGTAGCCGACAAATGTCGCCGCGCTGAAAAAGGTCGCTGCGAACGCAGCGCCGAGCGTGTACGGTCCGAGCGTTTCGCTCGCAATCGCGAAATCGGACATGTTGTGTGTCTGTGTCCATCCCAGGTATGCGAGTCCGAGGACCACGAGCAAGAAGAGCCCGAGTCCGACCCACAAGTAGGTTTCTAACATGGTGGTTTTTAGCATACAATCTATCCATCATAAATGCTTCTATGAGAATTCAAATATTTCCATCCCATCGTCGCGAATTTGGACGAATTAGGAACAATACGGTCAAATCGTTCGTAGATGGGTTCTCGGTGGTCGCACTTCCCTCCGCTGGCGTTCCACTACGCAGAACAGGTTACTGGTGAATAGTGCCATGCGAGACAATATCAACACTCGAGACGAGTGTTCTCGAGCCCACACGCCAATCGTCGGCATTTCTTCGCCACCGCGTTCCACTCTCGCGAACGTCTCGGGAAATCGTCAATTCTGATACGCGACACCGGGTTCAACCGATCGTGACAGGAACGTCACAATACGTTCGGTCAGACGATTACTCGAGAAACTGATCGAGCGTCGTATCCATTCCGTTTCGAACCTCGCGCACCAGTGCGCCCTCGATGTCCAATCCGAGTACGTCGACGGCTGCCCGGCCAATTCGATCGCGCATTTCCGGCGGCGAGTAGACGCCGAGTCGCCACTGAGAGTATTGAGCGCCCCGAAGCGCGTCGACGAGTGGCGACTGTTGGCCGAGTTGGCGAACGTCGCCGTTGACCAGCACGCGCGTCGTGGACTCCGTCATCGATGGTCGACCCGGAACGTCGAGGATGACGCACTCGGGATCGACGTCTGCGGATGCCGCGATTTCGCGTTCGAACGAGCGAATCTCCTCGTGGTCGGCCTCGATGATCCCGCCGGGAACGTCGTCGATTTCGGCCCACACCGCACGCTTGTACAGATCGCGCTGGTCGAGTCGCCTCGAGAACGTACTCGTCGCTTCACACGAGCGAAGCGCGACGATCAGGTCGTGGTCGTCCATTCGCTGAAGGGCCTCGCCGTCGGTCGCGTTTTCGGGAGACTCGAGGAGGCGCTCGGCCGCCCGTCGGAGCATCGCCTTGCTGATCCGGGCGACGCTGTGGCTGTAGACGGTCGGGTTCATCAATGCCCGGGCGACGAGCAGACTCTCTGCGGCCTGAACGTTCCCCTCGTCGAGGACGAGTTCCTCGTCGGTGAAGGTGAGTTCGCGGACGAGGCGACCGTGGTCGATCGTACCGTAGGGAACGCCCGTGTGGTGGGCGTCCCGGACCAGGTAGTCCATCCGATCGACGTCGAGTTCACCCGAGACGAGTTGGCCGAACCGGCCCTCGCCCGCGACGAGGTTCGCGACGGCGTCCGGCTCGAGGTCGTGCTCGCGAAGCACCTCCCCGACCGCCCCGTCCGAAAGCACGTCGTGGACGTCGTCGTGATAGCGTCCCGTCCGGCGGTGGGTGAGTGACTCGAGGTTGTGGCTGAACGGCCCGTGGCCGACGTCGTGGAGGAGTGCTGCGGCGTGAACGCGCTCGGCCTGCGTTCCGTCGACACCGAGTTGCTCGAGGGCCTCGCAGGCGAGGTGGTAGACGCCGAGGCTGTGCTCGAAGCGCGTGTGATTCGCGGACGGGTAGACGAGCGAAACCGTCCCGAGTTGGCGAATATTCCGCAGGCGCTGGAGGGCTGGCGTATCGAGGAGGTCGCGCGCCACGCCGTCAACCTGAATGTGATCGTGGACGCTGTCCTTGATCGTCGTCATAGCCCGTCTTTGGCCCCTCTCGCACAAAAAGTATCGTGTGCAGAATATGTCGATTCGCTCTCGAGTCGGGACCCTACTGGCAGACAGCAGGCAGCGAGTGTCCGTCGTCGACGTAAAAGCTGCCGTCACCTGACGCGTCGAAACTTACCCTCACTGGTCTCGTCAGTTTGGTTCGGAATGACTGAACTTACCGTCCCGCCGGATGCCGACGAAGAGCGCGCCGCCGACCTCGTCCGCGAACACGTCTCGGTCGGCGACACCGTCGAAATCTGGGAGCGAGAACGAACGGACGCCGACGACCCCGAGCATTCGGGTGTGGTGACGGGGTTCGAGACGGGCTACCTCGAAATAGAGGGGGACTCACCCGAGGAAAAGAGCGTTCGCTACGACGAAATCGACACCGTCATTCGCGCCCAGACGGACGACGAGACGCCGGATAGTGGCCCCTACTCCTGATCACTCGAGCGTGATCCACTCGCCGCGTTCGTCGCTTCGTTCGACTGCGTCGAGGACGCGCTGGGCTGCGAGTCCGTCCTCGAAGCTAGGTTCGAACCGATTCCCCTCCGCGACTGCGCGCAGGAATTCGTAGTTTTCGTGGACGAAGGTGTGCTCCCAGCCGAGGACGTGTCCCGGCGGCCACCAGTGGTCGACGTAGGGATCGTCCTCGTCGGTGATCAACACCGTCTCGTAGCCCCGGTTCTCGTCGTCCCGAAGGATCTCGAGTTCGTTCAATCGCTCGAGTGAGAACCGCAGGCTCCCCTCGGAGCCGTGGATCTCGACCGTGTGATCGTTCTTGTGGCCGGCCGCGACGCGCGTGCCCTCGAGGACGCCCGTCGCTCCGCTGGCGAACTCGAGTTGGCCGGTGTAGGCGTCGTCGACCGTCACCGGCCGCGTCTCCTCTTCCTCACCGGGGACGGGCCGCTCGTCGACGAACGTTTGGAGCTGCCCGCTGACTCGCTCTATCTCGCCCGCGAGGTCGTCGCTGCCGACCAGAAACCGGAGCAGATCGACCGTGTGCGAGCCGAGATCACCGAGCGCGCCGGACCCGGCCAGTTCCTCGTCGTTTCGCCACGACCACGGCGCGTCGGGGTCGACTAACCAGTCCTGGAGGTAGCGCCCGCGGACGTGTCGAATCTCGCCGAGTTCGCCCGCCTCGAGCAACTCCTTCGCGTACTGAATCGCCGGCACGAATCGGTAGTTGAACGCGCAGCCAGCGGGGACGTCCTCGCCCGCCTCGCGTGCTGCGTCGGCCATCGACTCCGCTCGCTCGAGCGTCGGTGCCAGCGGTTTCTCACAAAAGACCGGCGTCCCGGCCTCGAGCGCCGCGATCGACGGCTCCGCGTGGACGTGGTTCGGACCGAGATTGTAGAAGACGTCGACCTCGTCGACGACGTCGGCCCAATCGGTGGCCGTCGAGGAAAACCCGAACCGATCTGCAGCCTCCGAGAGGGCGGTTTCGTCCCGTCCGACGAGGACACTGCGTTCGATCGCTGGCGCGTCCGGGAAGAACATCGGCAGCCGCGCCATGGCGTTCGCGTGTGCGTTACCCATAAACCGATAGCCGAGCACGCCGACCTCGAGCGTCATGGGAGGACGCACGCCGGGCAGAAAGTTAGGCGTTGGCCCGACGTGGACGATGGGGTCGCCGGAATCGCGAAACGTCGTGACCCACGAATCATCGGGGCCGATGCGTCACCGTGGTCGGTGAGTCGACGTGATCGGTCGCCTACACACGAACCGCTCGGAATCGCAGCCGTCGGTAGTCCGCCGTCCATGTCTCCTCCTCGGGATCGTAGAGGCTCGACTCGAGTTCGGATTCGACGTCGTCGATCACCGCCGCCTGTTCGTCCTCGGAACACGCCGCGAAGAAGCTGTCACCGAACATCCCGAGCCAGTTCTGGAGCCCTCCCTCGCCATCCTCGAGTTCAGTGGGTCGATCGAAGAGGCGTGCGAACCGAACTTCGAAGCCGTGAGACTCGAGGCGACCGGCGTACTCGCCGATGCTCGGGAAGTACCACGGGTTGGCCGCGTCGTACCCGCGCTCCTCGAGTGCATCCATCGTCGCCTCGACGATTCGCTCGACGTTCCTGGCCCCGCCGAGTTCGGCGACGAACCGGCCACCCGGTCGGAGCGCGTCTCGAACGGACGCGAGCACGTCGTCCTGGTCCTCGTCGTCGATCCAGTGCAAGGCCGCGTTCGAGAAGACAGCGTCGACGGGCTCCTCGACCGTCAGCTCTCGCGCGTCGACCCGTCGGAACGTCGGACTCGCGTGGGCGTCTCGCGCTCGTTCGATCATCTCGGGTGCAGCGTCGACGCCGACCGCCTCGGCTCCGGTCGCCGCGATCCGGTCGGTCAGGTGGCCCGTTCCGCACCCGAGGTCGAGGATTCGTTCGTCTGGATTCGGCTCGAGAAGCTCGAGGACGTCGGATCCGTACTCGTGGACGAACGAGTGGTTTCCGTCGTACTCGTCAGCGTCCCACCGGTTCGAAACTGTGGGCTCTTCGGTCATACCACTGGTACTCGCTCACACGGTCGAGAAGTTTCCGGTTGGCGTCTCCCCCTCGAGAGGGCGGATTCTCCGAGGGCCCGCCCGCCTACTCGAAGCCGCCGCAGTGGACGATCTCCTCGAGGGGCTTCCGGTCGCTCGGCACCTCGCGGTCTTGTACTTCCTCGGGCAACGTCTCGGGCGGCGCGCGCTCGCCGATCGCGGCCATCGCCTCGACCTCGTACTCCTCGGGAACGTCGAGTTCCTCGGCGGCGCGCTCGTAATCGAAGCCGGCCATCCCGTGCACGACGAGTCCGCGGCGCGCGCCCTCGAGCGCGAGGTTCTGCCAGGCTGCACCGGTGTCGAAGGAGTGGACCGGTGCAGGTTCGTCGTTGTGATCGAACGTCGTCTTCGAGACGATCACGACGAGAACGCCGGCGTCCGTCGCCCACTGGTTGCCGTCGAAGAGCAAGTCGACGAACGTCTCCCACTCGTCGTCCTCGGGCGTCGCGTAGAGGAACCGCCAGTGTTGATTGTTGTACGCGGAGGGTGCCCAGCGAGCGGCTTCGAAGAGTGGGAGGAACTCGTCGTCCGCAAGGGGCTCACCGGTCATCGCGCGTGGCGACCAGCGGTTGACGAACAGCGGGTCGATTTCGTGATCGGGGTCGCGATGTTCGGCGACTTCCTCGTCGAGTTCGCGGTTCCGAACGGTTTCTTGCATCGTTTAATCGAACGACCTCGATCCTCCTGTACGTTTCCGGACAGCCCGGTTACCAGGTGACGATCGTGTCTCCGACTCGTGTTCACGCGTATCGTGGTACGACCTCCTTCTTGACGGTTGATACGAAGGTGAGTCGAGCTATCGACCGTTCACCATCCTCGCTCGAAGCGGGTTCGCCAGACGAATCGAGGCGATAGCCGACCGACCTTCGCGCCACGCACGCCGTTATTTTTCCCAGTCGATCGCGTCCGTTCGCTCCGCCTGCCGAAGGATGAACGGCCCGAGCGAACCGGTTCGTTTCGAGATGGTCGCAATGCGCAGGACGTAGGCCGCGAGGAGGAAAAACGGCACGAGCGTGATCGTCGTACTGGCACTGACGACCCACACCATGTTGTCCACGCCGAGGATCGTTCCGGGAACGGAGTCCGGCTCGAGATACAACACCGTCGCCGTCGCGACGACGACACCCGGCAGCCCGGCGTACAGTATCGACCGGGTGAGGTGAACGAGCTCCCACTGGAAGTACAGCGACTTGAAGTGCTCGAGGGCCGGGCCGAACAGCCCCAACACGTCGATCAGTTCGTCGAAGGTCTCGAGTTCGTCGTCGCCGAGGCTATCCTCGTGTTCGTGTCGAAGCCGTCGCACCGCGTAGATCTTCCACGAGTAGTTGTAGTTCAACCCCGATCGCAGGACGCCGAATTCGCCGAACTCGGAGGTCTCGAGCTGGGAATCGATCTCCTCGGAGTTTCGACGGACGTTCTCGACCAGTCGGTCGGTTCGACTCCGGAGGGTCTCGTCGGGGTTGTCGGCGACGGCTTCCTGAAGCGCCTCGGCCCGTCCGGCGCTCGTCTGGACGAGCGCCTGCAGGAACTGGGAGGGATCGGGCGGACCGACCGTTCCGAACAGTTCCTCGACGCTGCGTCGGTACTCCATCGCCTCGTTCATCCACGCCTGCTGGTCGCCCAGCCGACCGAGTTCCTGCGAGAGCACCAGCTGGTTGATCGAGACGACGAGCGTCACGCCGGTGAGTATTCCGGCGATAAGCGCCTGAAACACCGTATCTACCGGCGATCCGTTCGCCATCATCTCCCGAAGCGGCAGAGCGAGTGCGCCGAGTCCGACAAGCGCCACGAAGGTCGCGGCCGAGAGGAGTCCCGCGAGCAGCCACCGGTTCGAATCGAGCAAGAGCCAGTGTGCGATCCGACTCTCGCCGGTTCGCCCTCGGAGGGTGTCCGTCGATAGCGGGTTTTCCATACCGATCGGTCACTCTCCGACGGAAAAGCGGTTGAGCTTGTGAGTGTAACTCCGCGAGAGCCAACACGGTTCGGTTCAGTCCGCAAAAAGACGGATTCGACTGGATCGCGTCGTCAGTCGTCAGTCGTCGGCAGGCGCGGGCGCGCCGCGCTCGACGTCGATCTCTCCGGCGTCGAGTTTCTCCTCGACGTTTCGGGCGGCTTCGACCATGTTCGCCATCTTCCCGTAGGCGACTTCACGCGGAAGCAGTTTCACGCCACAGTCAGGCGAGAGGACGAGTTGTTCCGGCGGAACGATCTCGAGACCCTTCAGGATGTTCTGTTCGATCTGCTCGACGGATTCGGCTTCGCCGACGTGGACGTCGGTGACGCCCAGCGCGAGGTCCTTCGTGAACTCGGGGTCTTTGAAGACGTCGAGTTGGTCGTAGTCGCCGTTGGCGAGTTCGAGGTCGAACTCGTCGACCGGGAACTCGAGGATCTCGGGGTAGATTCGCGAGTAGTCGCCGTAACAGACGTGCAGGCCGATTCGGACGTCCTCGGGGATGTCCTCGACGATGTGCTCGAGCGCCTCGCCGACGATGGCGTGGTCGTCCGGCGTGGTCGCGAGCGCCGGCTCGTCGATCTGGATGTAGCGCGCGCCGGCGTCGACGAGTTTCTCGATCTCTTCGTTGACGAGGTCCGCGAGCGCGTACGCGAGTTCGGCGTCGTCCTCGTAGGCCTCGTTGAACGACCAGCTCGCGAGCGTGTACGGGCCGGTGATCGGGACCTTGACGGGGCGATCGGTCGCGCTCGCGGTGAACTTGTACTCGTCGACGAGCCAGTTTTCGTCGTACTCGACTTCGCTGACGACGGAGGGCTTGTCGAAGTAGTTGTGTCCCCAGACTTTGACCGGGCCGTTGAACTCGTAGCCCTCGATGCGGTGGGCGAAGAACTCGACCATCTCGTTGCGGCGCATCTCGCCGTCGACGACGACGTCGAGGCCTGCACGCTCGTGTTCTTGCGTGATGAGGCGGGCGGCGTCGTCTTTGGCCTCGTCGTAGTCGCCGTCGTCGAAGCCGTGATCCGGGTCCTCGTAGAGTTCTTTCGCGCGGTTGAGCCACTTCGGCTTCGGATAGCTGCCGACGACGGTCGTCAGCAGGAAGTGGTCGTTGTCGTGATCGTCGGGTCGGAACTGGTTCTTGTTCTCGTTGCTCATAGTGCTTTCACCTCCGCGAGGTCCGCGGCTTCTGCAAGGACGGCGAGTTTCTCCTCGTACTTGGCGTACGGCAGGTAGAACGTCTCCGTATTCGTGGTCAGGTAAACCGTCTCGAAGTCGGTGACCTGCAGTTGGTCTTCGACCCACTGGACGCGCTCGCGAATCGCTTCCGCGTCCTCGACGAGCGTACTCTGCCCGTCTGCGAGGCCGAGGGAGACGTCGTCCGTCGCGCCGTACTCCTGAATGTTGTAGATGTTGTCGTCCTGATTCGCGACGAAGTCGAAGCCGACCGCGTCGATATCGGCGTCGAGCAGGTGGGCGTAGACTTTCTCCTCGAGTGCGCCCCAGTAGGGCTGGACGACGACGTCAGCGTCCGTGGCGCTCGCGACCTGATCGATCGCTTCGCTTGCGCGTTCGTCCTGACCGTCTTCCGGCGCGGACTCGACGAGCGACGGCTCGAGCAAGAACAGCGTCTCGTGGTCCGGGAAGGCGTCGACTTCGCCCGCAAGGAAGTCAGCGACCGCACCGAGGAACTCGGCGTCGTCGCCGTAGTGGTCGTCGGTAGCGAGGTCGGCGAGCGAGTACGGGCCGGGGAGGACGGCCTGCAGGTCGTCGCCGTCGACGAGTTCGCTCGCTGCCTCGAGTTCGTCCGCGACGTCGCCGGAGAAGTCGAGGTCGCCGCTCACGACGGGGTCGCGATAGAAGTTGTTGTTGTCGTAGTAGCGGACGATGCCCTCCGTCTCGACAGCGTCGTGGACGGCGAGAGGGTGTGCGAGCATGTCGTCCCAGCGAAGTTGGCCCTCCACGATTCGGTCGAGTCCGGCCTCCTGTTGGCCCTCGAGCACCTCTTCGCGGGCGTCCTGGTAGGCCGTCGCAATCTCCCCACCTTCCTCACCGCTGATGAGGTCGTGTTTCTGGTGTCCCTTCAGATCCGAGAGGTCGTCTTTCGCCCAGTCGGGGAGCGGAAAGAGCCCCGGCGTGGTCGAAACGTACTCAGTCATCGTACTCGCAGCTAGGCTATACCGACGCTTAATATTTTCCATCCATACTAATACACACCAGTAATTTCCACAGCCTTCTGCCGATCACCCATTCCTGTTTGTGAGCCACTCACACCCACGTATATGGGAGAATTTACGGCACGTACGCACTCTCTCCAAAACGAACTCGTTACTCGAGTGCGAGCAGCGCGTGCACGTCGTCCTCGACTTCTGCAACGACGTAGATGCTGCCGTCGTCGAGTATCGGCCCAGCGCCGACGCGACCCGCAAACTCTCGATCGAACCGAACGGCTGGGCCACCCTCTG includes:
- a CDS encoding DUF7535 family protein, with product MSTRVGESTGYGPNFQMSAFGYIMAAILVILALPLLPVIVPAYLLWRIFFREDETHSFESWRAESGRPPGDS
- a CDS encoding NAD-dependent epimerase/dehydratase family protein, encoding MTTIAITGASGRVGRETIEAFEDTDVELSLFSHSESEDLETTPIDVANREAFVGALEDEDVLIHLAANPDPRAEWDALSGPNIEGVYNAFEAAVQNDVQRVVFASSNHAVNMQNTVSSVRPESTVGSPRTVRPAEAMDPDTYYGVTKVFGEAMGHYYANRHGLDVINLRIGWLLSTDELEDELADRDASGERYARAMWLSPGDCQRLMDAAATTTLESSPLTAHGISNNAERFLSLTETMLELNYRPQDDSADVLED
- a CDS encoding IclR family transcriptional regulator, translating into MPPGDGRDPETVRATETSFEVIDCVQAHQGATLSTVANDLGKAKSTVHRHVKTLEELGYLTRTGNELYVGLRFLKLGETARTREDEYQLAAEKVDEFARKTNERAQFIVEEGGYGICVFRASGDQAVDTEPRVGSRMPLHATAAGRAILAFETDDALERVIERQGLPAYTEETITDEATLRTELEETKERGYAINRNEHIDGLTAFGAPVRGADDEIIGSFSISGPTHRYDGGKEDEIISILQGTTNELELNIRYGDAVDS
- a CDS encoding amidase, whose protein sequence is MSDDIETMAESLAFDLNDDDIADCRESADRLADIAAGVSDDSERTVERTGSPLEDEYGALLDGFETPRTRETDGPLADHRIVVKDNIAVEHLGLTCGSAGFEHVPGFDATVVERLLEAGGDLLGKANMDAFAFGPTGEFSGRADVWNPLAADRVPGGSSSGSGVAVAAGLADVALGTDTGGSVRIPAACCGVVGVKPTFDTVSTHGVVPFAPSLDTVGPLARSVETAADALSVISDDGNDSFGRPSSPSESRTVAADSDETFTVGVVTEFLEECSETVTRGVRSLCGEAESASELELEEVSVDLGAIEDAYLLVGATEFAWYLRQRGLVRGNGSTYARRWSRALQEFVDDDGFSDHVAKRVLPSATLDAETDGDSYVAGRLEAEAFGRRLEAAFDRVDALLVPTLRTLPPERGDVSAHNRLFDVLGNTAPFNLTGNPAVSLPVDEADGLPISVQVVAPRHDDGVAIDCARLLEELVAESDSLETPALPA
- a CDS encoding sodium:solute symporter family protein translates to MLETYLWVGLGLFLLVVLGLAYLGWTQTHNMSDFAIASETLGPYTLGAAFAATFFSAATFVGYVGWSYDYGLSNLWLFLTLIGASPIALVLFAKRVREINVVQGSLSLPDWLGAFYGSQFVRVWAGIAVMFNVFYIAAQLDAGALFFTVLLGFDQTTALVIITSLVVFYVIAGATYADVYTDAIQAVLMAIMGIIVFVSGFWIFGTGPVEMFDFLGTELESQDPTLVEPINENSAIYYSGFAILSIFILQFAFSAQPQLFNKVLALDDPRNLRKMIGTYLVLTICFLLTFFGGYYMFALDQGLEVADEAIFIYTMEYMPAIIAAFLGLVILAAALSTTDGLFIVLSTAIANDIFLKYLVEEEYVDMDEDRADVFSRYLAQASVLAIGAVSFAIALTAPWNIGELIWIGISGVAAATVPPVMLGIYFPNFVTRIGAQVSMVVGVFGYIVIHFTASTPSVFVRGTYALLLATAVMIVVSALTEQEDGVAQMDDSAITDERGAQLEEQTDATLGGD
- a CDS encoding HD domain-containing protein, encoding MTTIKDSVHDHIQVDGVARDLLDTPALQRLRNIRQLGTVSLVYPSANHTRFEHSLGVYHLACEALEQLGVDGTQAERVHAAALLHDVGHGPFSHNLESLTHRRTGRYHDDVHDVLSDGAVGEVLREHDLEPDAVANLVAGEGRFGQLVSGELDVDRMDYLVRDAHHTGVPYGTIDHGRLVRELTFTDEELVLDEGNVQAAESLLVARALMNPTVYSHSVARISKAMLRRAAERLLESPENATDGEALQRMDDHDLIVALRSCEATSTFSRRLDQRDLYKRAVWAEIDDVPGGIIEADHEEIRSFEREIAASADVDPECVILDVPGRPSMTESTTRVLVNGDVRQLGQQSPLVDALRGAQYSQWRLGVYSPPEMRDRIGRAAVDVLGLDIEGALVREVRNGMDTTLDQFLE